One region of Mycolicibacterium lutetiense genomic DNA includes:
- a CDS encoding CbbQ/NirQ/NorQ/GpvN family protein, with protein sequence MVAAGGAPTLYLANRNEIQLFEQAYARRIPVMLTGPTGCGKTRLVEHMGSLLQRPVVTISCHDDLTSSDLVGRFMVTGGDVVWTDGPLTRAVKAGAICYLDEVVEARHDSLAILHSLTDHRRALYLDRAGEVVQAPDTFMLVCSYNPAYRSSLKELKPSFRQRFATLPMNYLPPDREAEVIVAETGVGRDTAVRLVACATAIRSADAAFHFEPPSTRVLVTAAQLVAEGASELDAAEACVLAPLSTDGAINDGLREVAAASLLDGPARNPGKGMR encoded by the coding sequence ATGGTCGCCGCCGGAGGGGCTCCGACCCTCTACTTGGCCAACCGCAACGAGATTCAGCTGTTCGAGCAGGCGTATGCCCGGCGGATCCCGGTGATGCTGACCGGGCCCACCGGCTGCGGCAAGACCCGCCTCGTCGAGCACATGGGCTCGCTGCTGCAGCGCCCGGTCGTGACGATCAGCTGCCACGACGATCTCACCAGCTCAGATCTGGTGGGCCGGTTCATGGTCACCGGCGGGGACGTGGTGTGGACCGATGGACCCCTGACCCGCGCGGTCAAGGCCGGCGCCATCTGTTATCTCGACGAGGTGGTCGAGGCCCGCCACGACTCGCTGGCCATCCTGCATTCGCTCACCGACCATCGCCGCGCGCTCTACCTCGATCGGGCCGGCGAGGTCGTGCAGGCTCCGGACACCTTCATGCTGGTGTGCTCCTACAACCCGGCGTACCGCAGCTCGCTCAAGGAACTGAAACCATCCTTCCGGCAACGGTTTGCCACGCTACCGATGAACTACCTGCCACCGGATCGCGAAGCCGAGGTGATCGTCGCGGAAACCGGCGTCGGCCGCGACACCGCGGTGCGCCTGGTGGCCTGCGCCACCGCGATCCGCAGCGCAGACGCCGCGTTTCATTTCGAGCCGCCGTCGACGCGGGTTCTGGTCACCGCGGCGCAGCTGGTTGCCGAAGGCGCCTCCGAACTCGATGCCGCCGAGGCCTGCGTGCTAGCACCGCTGAGCACCGACGGGGCGATCAACGACGGGCTGCGTGAGGTCGCGGCGGCCAGCCTGCTCGACGGCCCGGCCCGAAACCCAGGAAAGGGAATGCGATGA
- a CDS encoding cytochrome P450, protein MPKSPEEHARNWDRRHEDFNDHDLLYEVYSVMRQRAPIAHTEAPFFPTDGAWVALGYDECYRIAQDWEHFSSNPTPEGARQAGGDLVITLDPPRQQKFRKVLNPYFSPARMKALTPQIRAETDALIDAFIEAGQGDLAQVAWQQPGIVFFKYLLGMPVDDVPLCLELVDTALNGAVEQDRMLAWGRLYQHLHDAVSARTAEPPRDDMIDVLLRAEIDGEPLPFNDIVANAILLVQAGLETTASAMSFAFHYLATHPGERDRLISEPEIVPRAVEEFIRFAGSIHSLPRTVAQDVELSGQRFCPGEAVVLNYAAANRDGAQFPDPDRCVLDRSANRHLGFGAGVHRCLGSNLARLEFAIGLEQVLTRMPDVSVDPGGTAVFHGNSVTRGYRRVPVVFSPSEPVVLRGPNDSVLSRG, encoded by the coding sequence GTGCCCAAATCTCCTGAAGAGCACGCCCGCAACTGGGATCGGCGCCACGAGGATTTCAATGACCACGACCTGCTGTACGAGGTGTATTCGGTGATGCGCCAACGGGCGCCGATCGCACATACCGAGGCGCCCTTCTTTCCCACGGACGGTGCGTGGGTCGCGCTGGGTTATGACGAGTGCTATCGGATTGCGCAGGACTGGGAGCATTTCTCCAGCAACCCGACGCCCGAGGGCGCTCGGCAGGCCGGCGGTGACCTGGTGATCACCCTCGATCCGCCGCGGCAACAGAAGTTCCGCAAGGTGCTCAATCCGTACTTCTCCCCGGCGCGGATGAAGGCGTTGACACCGCAGATTCGGGCCGAAACCGATGCGCTGATCGACGCGTTCATCGAAGCGGGGCAGGGGGACCTCGCCCAGGTCGCCTGGCAACAGCCCGGCATCGTGTTCTTCAAGTATCTGCTCGGCATGCCCGTCGACGACGTCCCGTTGTGTCTCGAGTTGGTCGACACCGCGCTCAACGGTGCGGTCGAGCAGGACCGGATGCTGGCGTGGGGAAGGTTGTATCAGCATCTGCACGATGCGGTGTCGGCCCGCACCGCCGAACCGCCGCGCGATGACATGATCGACGTGCTGCTGCGCGCCGAGATCGACGGTGAACCGTTGCCGTTCAACGACATCGTGGCCAACGCCATCCTGTTGGTCCAGGCCGGTCTGGAAACCACCGCCAGTGCAATGTCTTTCGCATTTCACTACCTGGCCACCCATCCCGGGGAACGGGACCGCCTGATCTCCGAACCCGAAATTGTGCCGAGGGCCGTCGAGGAGTTCATCCGGTTCGCCGGCTCGATCCACAGCCTGCCCCGCACGGTGGCCCAGGACGTCGAATTGAGTGGACAGCGGTTCTGCCCGGGCGAGGCTGTCGTGCTCAACTACGCCGCGGCCAACCGGGATGGCGCCCAGTTTCCCGATCCGGACCGCTGCGTGCTGGACCGCTCGGCCAACCGCCACCTCGGCTTCGGGGCCGGAGTACACCGGTGTCTCGGTTCCAACCTCGCTCGCCTGGAGTTCGCCATCGGACTCGAGCAGGTGCTGACCCGGATGCCCGATGTCTCCGTGGATCCTGGCGGCACCGCGGTGTTCCACGGCAATTCCGTGACGCGGGGCTACCGTCGGGTTCCGGTGGTGTTCTCCCCGTCGGAACCGGTTGTATTGCGGGGACCTAACGATTCGGTGCTGTCTCGGGGTTGA
- a CDS encoding TetR/AcrR family transcriptional regulator: MVPHKPLRRRQPVQERSRRRVERIRAAALELLETQGVDAVTTRAIAHCADVPVATVYQFFPNRDAILQEIVTDHLDRRDAEGAAVLSALAPTSLAEVAHSIFEFHYEHLRNHPHLVNLHYTSLASGLITDPRVRRAEFANALHVGLLHWGLLREGTDPLVTLVAVEMGDRLLEMAFHAGPEKDRAILTEAQQALTQYLQTYAAPAV, translated from the coding sequence GTGGTCCCCCACAAGCCCCTACGGCGCCGCCAACCAGTACAGGAGCGCAGCAGACGACGCGTCGAGCGCATCCGGGCTGCAGCGCTCGAGCTGCTCGAGACCCAGGGCGTCGACGCAGTCACCACCCGCGCCATCGCCCATTGCGCCGATGTCCCGGTCGCGACGGTCTACCAGTTCTTCCCCAATCGCGACGCGATCCTGCAGGAGATCGTCACCGACCATCTCGACCGGCGCGACGCCGAAGGCGCAGCGGTCCTCTCCGCGCTGGCGCCGACCAGCCTGGCCGAGGTCGCCCACAGCATCTTCGAATTCCACTACGAACACCTGCGCAACCACCCGCACCTGGTCAACCTGCACTACACCAGCCTGGCCAGCGGCCTGATCACTGACCCGCGCGTACGCCGAGCCGAGTTCGCCAACGCGCTACATGTCGGCCTGCTGCACTGGGGCCTGCTCCGCGAGGGCACCGATCCACTGGTGACGCTGGTCGCCGTCGAGATGGGTGATCGCCTGCTGGAGATGGCCTTTCACGCCGGTCCGGAGAAAGACCGGGCGATCCTCACCGAGGCCCAACAGGCGCTGACGCAGTACCTGCAGACTTACGCCGCACCCGCCGTCTGA
- a CDS encoding alpha/beta hydrolase fold domain-containing protein, translated as MSILSTPMLADAIARVFAVGVRPGPMRGVRFPEIPGRTTLIEIPTRHGNVAATVYHPAAGEEKPPVYVNVHGGGFVVGHREQDDPWCRFLAAHANVVVVNVDYLLAPQHRFPVPVEQIYDVLSWASAPDRDWDGSRLCVGGQSAGGSLAAAASRLAWESGGPRIALQVLHYPPLDLVTATKAKHSPLGAKAVLKPWMGEVFNAAYLPDRARRTDRLASPVWGANADGIDGIAPALIVTAEYDRLRGEGHQYAQKLDAVGSLAEYHDVPGVDHGYNIMSNNAEVTRKVYDLIARHVRRATGN; from the coding sequence GTGTCGATACTCTCCACGCCGATGTTGGCCGATGCCATTGCCCGGGTCTTCGCCGTAGGGGTGAGGCCGGGGCCCATGCGTGGCGTTCGGTTCCCCGAAATACCGGGCCGCACAACGCTCATCGAGATCCCGACCCGTCACGGCAACGTTGCCGCCACGGTGTATCACCCGGCGGCCGGCGAGGAGAAACCCCCGGTGTACGTGAACGTGCACGGCGGCGGTTTCGTCGTCGGGCACCGAGAGCAGGACGACCCGTGGTGCCGTTTCCTCGCCGCACACGCGAATGTCGTTGTGGTCAACGTTGATTACCTGCTGGCCCCGCAGCACCGGTTCCCCGTCCCCGTCGAACAGATCTATGACGTCCTGAGCTGGGCCTCGGCGCCCGACCGTGACTGGGACGGCAGCAGGTTGTGTGTCGGCGGGCAGAGCGCGGGCGGCAGCCTGGCCGCGGCGGCCTCGCGGCTGGCGTGGGAAAGCGGCGGACCGCGGATCGCCCTGCAGGTTCTGCACTACCCGCCGCTGGACCTGGTCACTGCCACGAAGGCCAAGCACTCCCCACTGGGCGCCAAGGCGGTGTTGAAGCCGTGGATGGGCGAGGTGTTCAATGCTGCCTATCTTCCTGATCGTGCTCGGCGCACCGACCGCCTGGCGTCGCCGGTATGGGGCGCAAACGCCGACGGAATCGACGGAATCGCCCCGGCGCTGATCGTCACCGCCGAGTACGACAGGCTGCGCGGCGAGGGCCACCAGTACGCCCAGAAACTCGACGCGGTCGGCTCCCTGGCCGAGTATCACGACGTGCCCGGCGTCGATCACGGCTACAACATCATGAGCAACAACGCCGAGGTCACCCGCAAGGTCTACGACCTGATCGCCAGACACGTCCGCCGCGCCACCGGTAATTAG
- a CDS encoding 6,7-dimethyl-8-ribityllumazine synthase yields MSDAATQIAFVQATWHRNIVDKAREGFTEQIGSHGIAGDALEFFEVPGAFEIPLTAKRLALTGRYRAIVAAGLVVDGGIYRHDFVATAVIDGLMRVQLDTEVPVFSVVLTPHHFHEHDEHIDYFTKHFVKKGAEAANAVAATLALHATLG; encoded by the coding sequence ATGTCTGACGCAGCCACGCAGATCGCATTCGTGCAAGCCACCTGGCATCGCAACATCGTCGACAAGGCCCGCGAGGGATTCACCGAACAGATCGGTAGCCATGGGATCGCCGGCGATGCGCTGGAATTCTTCGAAGTGCCCGGTGCGTTCGAAATTCCCCTCACCGCAAAGCGTCTGGCACTGACCGGGCGGTACCGGGCGATCGTCGCGGCCGGACTCGTCGTCGACGGCGGTATCTACCGCCACGACTTCGTGGCCACCGCAGTGATCGACGGCCTGATGCGGGTGCAACTCGACACCGAGGTGCCGGTGTTCTCTGTCGTGCTCACCCCGCACCATTTCCACGAGCACGACGAGCACATCGACTACTTCACGAAGCACTTCGTCAAGAAGGGCGCTGAGGCGGCCAACGCCGTCGCAGCCACCTTGGCCCTGCACGCCACGCTGGGCTAA
- a CDS encoding zinc-dependent alcohol dehydrogenase gives MNVSTVTGPGTAETLVAPRPQISAKDVLVRMRACGICGSDAMYIAIGGIPPRQGHTPLGHEPAGEVVEVGAEVTGIDVGDHVVINPMAAPSGIIGNGGATGALADYLLIENAERGVSLEVIPDHIPWEVAALNEPMAVARHGVNRCRPKTGDKVVIFGAGPIGLGAVLAFRSVGVSHIVVVDLIAARLEKARQIGADAVVNATDEDVVARLVELHGEGESRFGSRAGTDIYLDAAGAPSVITTVLTAAQHGATLGVVAVHKEAVPVEFINVMSSEITIVGSMGYPDEIFEVTKDLVANWERYALIVSHTVPFQDVSEALELASTPGAADKVVVTFG, from the coding sequence ATGAACGTGTCGACGGTGACCGGACCGGGGACCGCCGAGACGCTCGTCGCGCCCCGTCCGCAGATCAGCGCCAAGGACGTGTTGGTGCGGATGCGGGCGTGTGGGATCTGCGGATCCGACGCGATGTACATCGCGATCGGTGGCATCCCGCCCCGGCAGGGCCACACCCCGCTGGGCCACGAACCCGCCGGCGAGGTCGTCGAGGTCGGAGCCGAGGTGACGGGCATCGACGTCGGCGATCACGTGGTGATCAATCCGATGGCCGCGCCGAGCGGCATCATCGGCAACGGCGGTGCCACCGGCGCCCTGGCCGACTATCTGCTCATCGAGAACGCCGAACGCGGGGTCAGCCTTGAGGTCATCCCCGACCACATCCCATGGGAGGTGGCCGCCCTCAACGAGCCGATGGCCGTGGCCCGGCACGGGGTCAACCGCTGCCGGCCGAAAACCGGCGACAAGGTCGTCATCTTCGGTGCCGGCCCGATCGGCCTGGGCGCGGTACTGGCCTTCCGGTCGGTCGGCGTCAGCCACATCGTCGTGGTCGATCTGATCGCGGCACGCCTGGAGAAAGCCAGGCAGATCGGTGCCGACGCGGTGGTCAACGCCACCGACGAGGACGTCGTCGCGCGGCTCGTCGAACTGCACGGCGAGGGCGAGTCGAGGTTCGGCAGCAGGGCGGGCACCGATATCTATCTCGATGCCGCGGGTGCGCCGTCGGTGATCACCACCGTGCTGACCGCCGCACAACACGGAGCGACGCTGGGCGTGGTGGCCGTCCACAAGGAAGCTGTCCCGGTGGAGTTCATCAACGTGATGAGCAGCGAGATCACGATCGTGGGATCGATGGGCTATCCGGACGAGATCTTCGAGGTGACCAAAGATCTCGTCGCCAACTGGGAACGCTATGCATTGATCGTCAGTCACACGGTCCCGTTCCAGGACGTGAGCGAAGCCCTTGAGCTGGCGTCGACGCCCGGGGCGGCGGACAAGGTGGTTGTCACGTTCGGCTGA
- a CDS encoding sulfotransferase family protein: MSEYDNISTPDDVLKLAAAKTGLSEVDSDSWREGLAIILDEINNSQAYSESGRDRIISDCVKALGRRLQVHDYIQSHPEVLDIPVQRPLFVLGMPRTGTTVISYLLDQDPARRSLVHWQCVEPIPPATSDMLRTDPRCLALLEEQKRILEMVTAANMALPHWEDADGPTEDMFIHNQDFKGLSWDSYLASPRYAEWLFHEADMTSTYEYQKRYLQVLQSTAPGTWSLKMPSHSVHIDALLKVFPDARLIWAHRDPYKATGSLANLWKLPKGMTLRPEALNLPEMGRNALAQMQFHVERPLRARDRIGDDRFFHMHYSEMMRDPVAMMRRIYDWAGDDLTPEVEGRMNAWLAEHPQDRFAPNAYSLDQYGLSVDDLQPIFSEYLDTFDIELEAAP, translated from the coding sequence ATGAGCGAATACGACAACATCTCGACCCCCGACGACGTCCTCAAACTGGCGGCCGCGAAAACCGGCCTCTCCGAAGTGGATTCCGATTCCTGGCGCGAGGGCCTGGCCATCATCCTCGACGAGATCAACAACTCGCAGGCGTATAGCGAGTCCGGCCGGGATCGGATCATCTCCGACTGTGTCAAAGCGCTGGGACGCCGCCTGCAGGTTCACGACTACATCCAGTCCCATCCCGAGGTCCTGGACATACCGGTGCAGCGCCCGCTGTTCGTGCTGGGGATGCCGCGTACCGGCACCACCGTGATCAGCTACCTGCTCGACCAGGACCCCGCCCGGCGCTCGCTGGTGCACTGGCAGTGCGTGGAGCCGATCCCACCGGCGACCAGCGACATGCTGCGCACCGATCCCCGCTGCCTGGCCCTGCTCGAAGAGCAGAAGCGGATCCTGGAGATGGTGACGGCGGCGAATATGGCGCTACCGCACTGGGAGGATGCCGACGGCCCCACCGAGGACATGTTCATCCACAACCAGGATTTCAAGGGTTTGTCGTGGGACTCGTACCTGGCGTCCCCGCGATACGCCGAATGGCTGTTCCACGAAGCCGACATGACCAGCACCTACGAGTATCAGAAGCGCTACCTGCAGGTTCTGCAGTCGACTGCGCCGGGTACCTGGAGCCTGAAGATGCCGTCGCACTCGGTGCACATCGACGCGCTGTTGAAGGTGTTCCCGGATGCGCGGCTGATCTGGGCTCACCGCGACCCGTACAAGGCGACGGGTTCCCTGGCCAATCTGTGGAAGCTGCCCAAGGGTATGACGCTGCGTCCCGAGGCGCTGAACCTGCCGGAAATGGGCCGTAATGCCTTGGCGCAGATGCAGTTTCACGTGGAACGTCCGCTTCGCGCACGTGATCGCATCGGCGACGACCGCTTCTTCCACATGCACTACTCGGAGATGATGCGGGACCCGGTCGCGATGATGCGACGCATCTACGACTGGGCGGGTGACGACCTCACCCCCGAGGTGGAGGGCAGGATGAATGCCTGGCTCGCCGAGCACCCCCAGGACCGGTTCGCTCCCAACGCCTACAGTCTCGACCAGTACGGGTTGTCGGTGGATGACCTGCAGCCCATCTTCTCCGAATACCTCGACACGTTCGACATCGAGCTCGAAGCAGCGCCATGA
- a CDS encoding SDR family NAD(P)-dependent oxidoreductase, with the protein MNNLTFDFTGTNVLVTGGTSGIGYAIAGDFAKAGADVTVTGTRGSAADYPETDLSAMTFRQCQLGEPDSIDALADSVGDLDVLVNNAGGPYAGKKDEWDPDGYAGSVAVNMFAHMRLSMACHDRLKASAIAGGSSVINIISMSAFVSAVNVPAYSSSKAGMVALTKNLSRRWVDEGIRVNAVAPGLIDTRLTHPVLDIPEMLEPEMRHTPMARMGMPDEISPTVLFLCTDAARYITGTTVAVDGGYLTV; encoded by the coding sequence GTGAACAACCTGACCTTCGACTTCACCGGCACAAACGTGCTGGTGACCGGCGGCACCAGCGGCATCGGCTACGCGATCGCCGGCGACTTCGCGAAGGCCGGTGCGGACGTGACCGTTACCGGCACGCGCGGCTCGGCCGCCGACTATCCCGAGACCGACCTGAGCGCCATGACCTTCCGGCAGTGCCAGCTGGGCGAACCCGATTCGATCGACGCCCTGGCCGATTCGGTCGGCGATCTCGACGTTCTGGTCAACAACGCCGGCGGCCCGTACGCCGGGAAGAAGGACGAATGGGATCCCGACGGCTACGCCGGATCGGTGGCGGTCAACATGTTCGCCCACATGCGTCTCTCTATGGCCTGCCACGACCGGCTCAAGGCCAGTGCCATCGCGGGCGGCAGCAGCGTCATCAACATCATCTCGATGTCGGCCTTCGTATCGGCGGTCAACGTCCCGGCCTACAGCTCGTCGAAGGCCGGCATGGTGGCCTTGACCAAAAACCTGTCGCGTCGCTGGGTCGATGAGGGAATCCGCGTCAACGCAGTCGCCCCGGGCCTCATCGACACCCGGTTGACCCACCCGGTGCTCGACATCCCCGAGATGCTCGAGCCGGAGATGCGCCACACCCCGATGGCCCGGATGGGGATGCCCGACGAGATCTCGCCGACGGTCCTGTTCCTGTGTACCGACGCCGCCCGCTACATCACCGGAACGACCGTCGCAGTCGACGGTGGATACCTGACGGTCTGA
- a CDS encoding alkyl sulfatase dimerization domain-containing protein: MAGIHRTRPGADALATATGEPASALGNDIWMSPGVSNSYALATDDGRVIINGGLFFEGTLRHKAFQEVPGPTRAIIVTQGHADHWGGVNALRELDTDVVMHSNYRYWRDDNIRLAGFRAPKTSFAFKKFSDAIMEHLKTVDPATIDFSFPEPTVTFDRTFDLTVGGRRLELTRTPGGETTDSLVVWLPEDRTLFTGNLFGPLFGHAPNLMTIRGDRYRDPIAYIEALDTVLAYGPERLITGHFDPIEGADLIAEEVTAMRDAMQSVHDQTVEHMQSGSDVYTAMRTVRIPAHLDVGEGYGKTSWNVRAIWELYSGWFQHRSTAELYGVAPHSVAADIVAAAGPDALVDAARAHLTAGRAVEALHLTDLVLEATPDHGPARTVAADAHQALLADTQNFWEKAWLTNSIDNLRTEQ; the protein is encoded by the coding sequence ATGGCGGGAATCCACCGCACACGACCGGGGGCCGACGCCCTGGCAACGGCAACCGGAGAACCGGCGAGCGCACTGGGCAACGACATCTGGATGTCACCGGGGGTGTCCAACTCCTACGCCCTGGCCACCGACGACGGGCGCGTCATCATCAACGGCGGCCTGTTCTTCGAAGGGACGCTGCGCCACAAGGCATTTCAAGAAGTGCCCGGACCGACCCGGGCGATCATCGTCACCCAGGGCCACGCCGACCACTGGGGCGGCGTGAACGCACTGCGCGAACTGGACACCGATGTGGTGATGCACTCCAACTACCGGTACTGGCGCGACGACAACATCCGGTTGGCCGGATTCCGGGCGCCCAAGACCTCGTTCGCATTCAAGAAGTTCAGCGACGCGATCATGGAACATCTCAAGACCGTCGACCCGGCCACCATCGACTTCTCCTTCCCCGAGCCGACCGTCACCTTCGACCGGACGTTTGACCTGACGGTCGGCGGCAGGCGACTCGAACTGACGAGGACCCCGGGCGGTGAGACCACCGACTCCCTGGTGGTGTGGCTGCCAGAGGACCGAACCCTGTTCACCGGCAACCTGTTCGGCCCGCTGTTCGGCCACGCGCCGAACCTGATGACCATTCGCGGCGACCGCTACCGCGATCCGATCGCCTACATCGAGGCGCTGGACACCGTGCTCGCCTACGGCCCGGAGCGGTTGATCACCGGCCATTTCGACCCCATCGAGGGGGCCGATCTGATCGCCGAGGAAGTCACCGCGATGCGCGACGCCATGCAGTCCGTACACGACCAGACGGTCGAGCACATGCAGTCCGGATCGGATGTGTATACCGCCATGCGCACGGTCCGGATACCCGCGCACCTCGACGTCGGCGAAGGGTACGGCAAGACCTCGTGGAACGTGCGCGCCATCTGGGAGCTCTACTCCGGATGGTTCCAGCACCGCTCGACCGCCGAACTGTACGGCGTGGCACCACATTCGGTCGCTGCGGACATCGTTGCCGCAGCAGGTCCTGATGCGCTCGTCGACGCCGCGCGGGCACACCTCACGGCAGGACGGGCAGTCGAGGCGCTGCACCTCACCGACCTCGTACTGGAGGCCACTCCTGACCATGGTCCCGCCCGCACGGTCGCCGCCGACGCCCACCAAGCGCTACTGGCCGATACCCAGAACTTCTGGGAGAAGGCCTGGCTCACCAATTCCATCGACAACCTGAGGACCGAACAGTGA
- a CDS encoding SDR family NAD(P)-dependent oxidoreductase, with translation MALRGLAEKVVVIAGGASGLGAATAARLADEGAHVVVGDVAADDAQWTAAQITAAGGTATAVAFDLADPESVASLIATAVDTYGGVDALFTVGADMSTLRADTDVVDIDLDIWDRVMTVSLRGYVAALKHAIPQILSRGGGAIVNMSSAAAFQGEPARPAYATAKAGIGALTRHVAARWGKEGIRCNAVAPGFTATEAIRSAPQWPDLEAAALKRIRGNRVGEPDDVASLVAFLISDEGAWINGQVINIDGGTVLR, from the coding sequence ATGGCGTTGCGCGGACTGGCCGAAAAAGTGGTGGTCATCGCCGGCGGGGCGAGCGGACTCGGGGCGGCCACCGCCGCGAGGCTCGCCGACGAAGGCGCCCACGTGGTGGTCGGCGATGTGGCCGCCGACGATGCTCAATGGACTGCAGCGCAGATCACCGCCGCGGGTGGGACCGCGACGGCGGTGGCTTTCGACCTGGCCGACCCCGAGTCGGTGGCCTCGTTGATCGCGACTGCGGTCGATACCTACGGCGGGGTCGACGCGTTGTTCACCGTGGGCGCCGACATGTCCACGCTGCGGGCAGACACGGACGTCGTCGACATCGATCTGGACATCTGGGACCGGGTCATGACCGTCAGCCTTCGCGGGTACGTTGCGGCACTGAAACACGCCATCCCGCAGATCCTTTCGCGCGGCGGCGGGGCAATCGTCAACATGTCGTCGGCGGCGGCGTTCCAGGGTGAGCCGGCCCGTCCGGCCTATGCCACCGCCAAGGCCGGCATCGGAGCATTGACCCGACATGTGGCCGCGCGCTGGGGCAAGGAAGGAATCCGCTGCAACGCCGTCGCCCCCGGATTCACCGCGACCGAAGCCATCCGGTCCGCGCCGCAATGGCCGGACCTGGAGGCCGCGGCGCTCAAGCGCATCCGCGGCAACCGCGTGGGCGAACCCGACGACGTCGCGTCACTGGTCGCGTTCCTGATCTCCGATGAGGGGGCCTGGATCAACGGCCAGGTCATCAATATCGATGGCGGTACGGTTCTGAGGTGA
- a CDS encoding TetR/AcrR family transcriptional regulator, whose amino-acid sequence MSASSPRKRDGQERRRELGDAAIAVLGEHGSRGLTHQNVDRCAGVPDGTTSYYFRTRAALLQAVGKRVAEIDRANLLSLSDAAAEPAAPFARLAQLVLIQADGDGLLLNKARHELFLNAARDPELSEMSQPSFRRVTEMTRDAIAHLQPATTDPELIDAQSTAVMTFIAGVFLRFVGGDRSYADAEQLERRLRAIATAVAMEHAERSGQSAPR is encoded by the coding sequence GTGAGTGCGTCGTCCCCGCGCAAACGCGACGGTCAGGAGCGCCGCCGCGAACTCGGTGACGCCGCCATCGCCGTACTTGGCGAGCACGGCTCACGGGGGCTCACCCACCAGAACGTCGACCGCTGCGCAGGCGTGCCCGATGGCACCACGTCGTACTACTTCCGGACCCGGGCCGCCCTACTGCAGGCAGTCGGGAAACGGGTCGCCGAGATCGACAGGGCGAACCTGTTGTCGTTGAGCGATGCCGCTGCAGAACCGGCAGCACCATTCGCGCGGCTCGCGCAGCTCGTGTTGATCCAGGCCGACGGGGACGGGCTGCTGCTCAACAAGGCCCGGCACGAGTTGTTCTTGAATGCCGCGCGCGATCCCGAGCTCTCCGAGATGTCACAACCGTCGTTCCGACGGGTCACCGAGATGACCCGTGACGCGATCGCGCATCTACAGCCCGCAACCACTGATCCGGAACTCATCGACGCGCAGAGCACCGCGGTGATGACCTTCATTGCCGGTGTCTTCCTCCGGTTTGTCGGCGGCGACCGGTCCTATGCCGACGCCGAGCAACTGGAACGGCGGCTCCGGGCCATCGCCACGGCGGTGGCGATGGAGCACGCCGAGCGGTCGGGTCAGTCCGCTCCGAGATAA
- a CDS encoding alpha/beta hydrolase family protein has translation MAERVTFPSSTGPTLAGVIDRPDGPVRGWGVFSHGFTLGKDSPAASRICKQLASDGIGMLRFDALGLGQSEGDWGDGSFTHKAADVVEACKFMSERGTPADLVIGHSWGGDAVIAAARQCPGVRAVVTVGAPFDPTHVERQYDAVIEQVCAEGSGQWMVGGKTLTLKRAFVEDVRAADLRDKIRALKMPLLILHSPTDNTVGIKNASDIFWAARHPRSFVSLEGSEHLLTGPGQAKRAGRIIGAWADAYLGAD, from the coding sequence ATGGCTGAGCGCGTCACATTTCCTAGTTCGACGGGCCCGACGCTGGCCGGGGTGATCGACAGACCCGACGGACCGGTACGGGGGTGGGGCGTGTTCTCGCACGGTTTCACCCTCGGAAAGGACTCGCCGGCCGCCTCGCGGATCTGCAAACAGCTGGCCAGTGACGGCATCGGGATGTTGCGATTCGACGCGCTGGGCCTGGGCCAGTCCGAGGGCGACTGGGGTGACGGTTCGTTCACGCACAAGGCCGCCGACGTCGTCGAGGCCTGCAAGTTCATGTCTGAGCGCGGAACGCCGGCCGACCTCGTGATCGGGCATTCGTGGGGCGGCGACGCGGTGATCGCCGCCGCCCGGCAGTGCCCCGGAGTCCGCGCGGTGGTCACCGTGGGCGCGCCGTTCGATCCCACCCACGTCGAGCGTCAGTACGACGCGGTGATCGAGCAGGTCTGCGCCGAGGGCAGCGGGCAGTGGATGGTCGGCGGGAAGACCCTGACCCTCAAGCGCGCCTTCGTCGAGGATGTCCGGGCCGCCGACCTACGCGACAAGATCAGGGCCCTCAAGATGCCACTGCTCATCCTGCACTCCCCGACCGACAACACCGTCGGCATCAAGAACGCCAGCGACATCTTCTGGGCCGCCCGCCACCCGCGCAGCTTCGTCTCGCTGGAAGGTTCCGAACACCTGCTGACCGGGCCCGGGCAGGCCAAACGCGCCGGACGAATCATCGGCGCCTGGGCCGACGCTTATCTCGGAGCGGACTGA